Within Elizabethkingia sp. JS20170427COW, the genomic segment TACTCAAGAAAGGAACGGTACGGCTCGCTCTTGGGTTTACCTCAATTACATATACTTTACCTTGGCTTAGTACATACTGTATGTTCATCAACCCAACTACTTTTAGTCCTTTAGCTAATCTAATGGTGTAGTCTACAAGGTCTTTAAGGTTTTCTTCGCAGATATTTTGTGGAGGATATACCGCAATAGAGTCTCCAGAGTGTACCCCAGCTCTTTCTATATGCTCCATAATACCTGGGATTACCACAGTTTCTCCATCACAGATGGCATCTACCTCTACCTCTTTACCAGTTAGGTAACGGTCGATAAGGATAGGTTGCTCTGGGCTAGCTTCTACGGCATTTTCCATATAGTGGTTAAGCTCTTTTTCGTTATAAACGATTTCCATAGCTCTACCTCCTAATACATAACTAGGTCTTACTAAAACTGGGTAACCAATTTCATTTGCGATAACAGCAGCATCTTCTTTAGAGAAACAAGTTTTTCCTAATGGTTGAGGAATTCCGATTTCGTGAAGAGCTTGTTCAAATTTATCTCTGTTTTCAGCTCTATCGATATCTTCAAGAGAGGTTCCTAAGATTTGTACTCCGTGTTTTGCTAGTTTATCAGCAAGGTTAATGGCTGTTTGTCCACCAAATTGTACTACTACACCTTTAGGTTTCTCAAGATCTACGATACTCATTACATCTTCCTCAGTAAGAGGTTCGAAGTATAATTTATCCGAGATAGAGAAGTCTGTAGAAACTGTTTCAGGGTTGTTGTTGATGATGATAGCTTCATAACCCATTTGTTGGATTGCCCATACAGAGTGTACTGTAGCATAATCGAACTCAACACCTTGTCCAATTCTGATAGGTCCAGAACCTAATACGATTACTTTTTCTCTATCGCTAACGATACTTTCGTTTTCATCTTCATAAGTACCATAGAAGTATGGGGTGTCAGATTCAAACTCAGCAGCACAAGTATCTACCGTTTTATAAACTGGGATAATCCCGTTTTCTTTACGGAAGTGGTAAACTTCATCTTGAGATACTTTCCATAGGTGAGCGATGTTCACATCCGAGAAGCCCATTTTTTTAGCTTTTCTTAGTACTTCAACATCTTTTACATTCTCAGCAATGGTTTTTTCGAAATCGATAATTTTCTTGAATTTCCAAATGAAGAATTTATCAATTTTACTCCAGTCGCAAATTTGCTCCCAGCTGTAACCTCTACGAAGGGCTTCGCCAATGATGAACATTCTTTCATCATCACAAACTTTTATTCTTCTTTCGATATCTGCATCGGTAAGTTCTGCAGCTTGTTTCGTTTTTAAACCTAAATGTTGGATACCTGTTTCTAGTGAGCGGATTGCCTTCATGATAGATTCCTCGAAGGTTCTACCCAGTGCCATTACTTCACCAGTAGCTTTCATCTGTGTGGAAAGCTTTCTATCGGCAGTTTCGAATTTATCGAAAGGGAAACGTGGGATTTTAGTTACTACGTAGTCTAATGCTGGCTCAAAGCAAGCATAAGTTTTTCCAGTAACAGGGTTCATCATTTCATCTAGTGTTAAACCTACTGCGATTTTTGCTGCAAGTTTTGCGATAGGGTAACCTGTTGCTTTGGATGCAAGGGCAGATGAACGGCTTACACGAGGGTTAACCTCGATGATATAGTAGTTGAAGGAATAAGGGTCTAAAGCTAATTGTACGTTACATCCACCTTCAATTCCTAGAGCACGGATAATTTTTAATGAAGAATCTCTTAGTAGTTGGTATTCTCTATCCGAAAGAGTTTGAGAAGGAGCAACCACGATTGAGTCTCCGGTGTGTACCCCAACAGGGTCTATATTTTCCATGTTACAAACTACAATAGCATTGTCGTTTGCATCACGCATTACTTCATATTCTATCTCCTTATAACCTGCGATAGATTTTTCGATAAGACATTGGGTAACAGGGCTGTATTTGAGTCCGTTTCCTGCGATTTCTTTTAGTTCGGTAGCGTTGCTAGCGATACCACCACCTGTACCACCAAGGGTAAAGGCTGGTCTTACAATAACAGGATATCCGATATTTTGGGCAAATTCTAAAGCCTCTTGTACGGTATGTACGATATCCGATTGAGGTACGGGTTCGTTAAGCTCACGCATCAATTCACGGAATAAGTCTCTATCTTCTGCTTGATTGATGGCAGAAAGTTTAGTGCCAAGAACTTCAACATTACATTCTTCAAGAATTCCCGCTTTATCTAGAGCTACCGCCATGTTAAGACCTGTTTGTCCTCCTAGTGTAGGAAGGATAGCGTCGGGTCTTTCTTTACGGATAATTCTACTAACAAATTCTAAAGAAATAGGTTCAATATATACTTTGTCGGCAATCTCTACATCTGTCATGATGGTTGCAGGGTTAGAGTTTACCAAGATTACTTTATAACCTTCTTCTTTTAGTGCTAAACAAGCTTGAGTACCAGCGTAGTCGAACTCAGCTGCTTGTCCAATGATAATAGGTCCTGAACCGATTACCAAAATAGTTTTTATATCTGTACGTTTTGCCATTTTTCTGTTGTGTTAAGAGTTGTGTAGAAGCTTACTTTTTGTTTTTAAATTCATCCATTAAAGTGATAAATTCATCGAAAAGATAATTAGCATCTTGTGGTCCAGGAGCCGCTTCTGGGTGATACTGAACGGAGAAACAAGGGTGGATTTTATGTCTTACCCCTTCATTGGTTCTGTCATTAAGAGCGATATGAGTTTCCTCAAGATCTGTATTTTTCAAACTTTCAGAATCTACGGCGTAGCTATGGTTCTGGGAAGTGATGGCTACTTTGTTGGTTCTTAAATCTAGTACAGGGTGGTTACCTCCTCTGTGCCCGAATTTTAATTTAAAAGTAGTAGCTCCACAAGCTAAGCTGATTAATTGGTGTCCCATACAGATTCCGAAGATAGGAACTTTGCCAAGTACTCCACGGATCATATCTAGAGCGTGAGGCACGCTTGTTGGGTCGCCAGGACCATTAGAAAGCATTACCCCATCAGGGTTTAGTCTTAGGATTTCTTCAGCAGTTGTAGTGTGAGGCACAACGGTAATATCACAATTTCTATTACCTAGTTCTCGGATAATTCCTAGTTTTGCTCCAAAATCTACTAGTACTACTTTTTTCCCTCTTCTAGGGCTAGCGTAGCTGGTTTTTGTAGAAACAGTTTGGATATGCTCTCTAAAAGGAGCCTTAGCTTTTAGCTCAGCGATAACTTCTTCGTTGTTTACAGAAGCATCTACAATTTTAGCTTTTACTTCTCCTTTTTGTCTGATGATACGGGTAAGTTTACGAGTGTCGATTCCTGCGATACCAGATAGGCCTTTGTGCTTAAAAAATTCATCAAGATCCATTTGGCTTCTGAAGTTAGAAGGAAAATCACAAAGTTCCCTTACGATAAGGCCTTTCATAGAAGGCTCTATACATTCGAAATCATCGCGGTTGATACCGTAGTTTCCGATAAGAGGATAAGTCATACACACGATTTGCCCACAGAATGATGGGTCAGAAATTAGCTCCTGATATCCCGTCATTGCGGTAGTGAATACAACATTTCCCTCTGTGTCCACATTAGCTCCAAATCCTTCTCCAAGAAAGACTTCGCCACTTTCTAATATAAGTTTCTTATTCATTTTCACCTTTTATTTCAATAGCATTTTAGTGCTGTATTATTTATTTTCTTCAAATTGGAAACCTCTTTCCTCTAAGGCATCTTTTAAGATGGCCATTCTAGCGAAAACTCCATTTTTCATTTGAGTGAAGATTCTAGAGCGTTTTCCTTCAACCAAGCTAGAATCTATTTCTACACCTCTATTGATAGGAGCAGGGTGCATGATGATAGCACCAGGTTTCATTTTTTTCTCTCTTTCTAAAGTTAAGCCGAATTTTTTATGATATTCTTCTGCGGTAAAACTCATTCTATGATCGTGTCTTTCATGCTGGATCCTTAATAACATGAGCACATCTACTTCTGGAATCAGTTGGTCTAAAGATTGGAAAGTACCATTGATGAGCGCTCCTTCATCAAACCACTGTTCAGGACCAGAAAAGCTTACTTTTGCACCTAATCTTCTTAATGCTTCTGCACTAGAGTTGGCAACTCTACTATGTTTTACATCTCCAACAATAGCAACTTTTAATCCTTCAAATTTGCCAAACTCTTGTTTAATGGTCAATAAATCTAGCATAGTTTGGCTAGGGTGATTTCCTACTCCGTCTCCAGCATTGATGATAGGGATGTTAATTCCTTTTAACTGATTAAAATAATGATCCTGCTTATGCCTAATAACCACCATGTTCATTCCTATAGACTCCATCGTTTTTACGGTGTCGTATAGAGATTCCCCTTTATTAACTGAACTTGTGTTGGGCTCAAAAGGGATAACCTTTAGTCCAAGTTTTTTCTCAGCAACATTAAAGCTAGTTTTGGTACGGGTGCTGTCTTCGAAAAATATGTTAGAACAGAAGCAATCTCCTATTACTTTGGCTGTTTTTCCATTTGCAAATTCTAAAGCCTCATGGAGTACTTTATTGATTTTTTCTGTGGTTAAGTCGGTTATTGTAAGCATTTTGTTGTGGTTTATATATAAAAAAAACGAAAACCAAAAAGGCTTTCGTTTAAAAAACAAATATCTTAATAGATGGCAAGCCATCCAATTCTACTGCGTTAGTAACTGA encodes:
- the carB gene encoding carbamoyl-phosphate synthase large subunit — translated: MAKRTDIKTILVIGSGPIIIGQAAEFDYAGTQACLALKEEGYKVILVNSNPATIMTDVEIADKVYIEPISLEFVSRIIRKERPDAILPTLGGQTGLNMAVALDKAGILEECNVEVLGTKLSAINQAEDRDLFRELMRELNEPVPQSDIVHTVQEALEFAQNIGYPVIVRPAFTLGGTGGGIASNATELKEIAGNGLKYSPVTQCLIEKSIAGYKEIEYEVMRDANDNAIVVCNMENIDPVGVHTGDSIVVAPSQTLSDREYQLLRDSSLKIIRALGIEGGCNVQLALDPYSFNYYIIEVNPRVSRSSALASKATGYPIAKLAAKIAVGLTLDEMMNPVTGKTYACFEPALDYVVTKIPRFPFDKFETADRKLSTQMKATGEVMALGRTFEESIMKAIRSLETGIQHLGLKTKQAAELTDADIERRIKVCDDERMFIIGEALRRGYSWEQICDWSKIDKFFIWKFKKIIDFEKTIAENVKDVEVLRKAKKMGFSDVNIAHLWKVSQDEVYHFRKENGIIPVYKTVDTCAAEFESDTPYFYGTYEDENESIVSDREKVIVLGSGPIRIGQGVEFDYATVHSVWAIQQMGYEAIIINNNPETVSTDFSISDKLYFEPLTEEDVMSIVDLEKPKGVVVQFGGQTAINLADKLAKHGVQILGTSLEDIDRAENRDKFEQALHEIGIPQPLGKTCFSKEDAAVIANEIGYPVLVRPSYVLGGRAMEIVYNEKELNHYMENAVEASPEQPILIDRYLTGKEVEVDAICDGETVVIPGIMEHIERAGVHSGDSIAVYPPQNICEENLKDLVDYTIRLAKGLKVVGLMNIQYVLSQGKVYVIEVNPRASRTVPFLSKITNVPMANLATKAVLGKKLKDLGYENGLIPNKEGIYVKVPVFSFNKLHKVDISLGPEMKSTGEVMGKDVTLEKALYKGLVAAGRKIPLNGSVLFTVADKHKAEALSLAKRFTEIGYNIYGTEGTAKYFTENGVHSTIVNKIDDEADETLLDLIQKGGIQFVVNTMTKGKEVERDGFRIRRATVENGVPCLTSMDTVEALVKVLESMTFQMEKM
- a CDS encoding carbamoyl phosphate synthase small subunit; this translates as MNKKLILESGEVFLGEGFGANVDTEGNVVFTTAMTGYQELISDPSFCGQIVCMTYPLIGNYGINRDDFECIEPSMKGLIVRELCDFPSNFRSQMDLDEFFKHKGLSGIAGIDTRKLTRIIRQKGEVKAKIVDASVNNEEVIAELKAKAPFREHIQTVSTKTSYASPRRGKKVVLVDFGAKLGIIRELGNRNCDITVVPHTTTAEEILRLNPDGVMLSNGPGDPTSVPHALDMIRGVLGKVPIFGICMGHQLISLACGATTFKLKFGHRGGNHPVLDLRTNKVAITSQNHSYAVDSESLKNTDLEETHIALNDRTNEGVRHKIHPCFSVQYHPEAAPGPQDANYLFDEFITLMDEFKNKK
- a CDS encoding aspartate carbamoyltransferase catalytic subunit; its protein translation is MLTITDLTTEKINKVLHEALEFANGKTAKVIGDCFCSNIFFEDSTRTKTSFNVAEKKLGLKVIPFEPNTSSVNKGESLYDTVKTMESIGMNMVVIRHKQDHYFNQLKGINIPIINAGDGVGNHPSQTMLDLLTIKQEFGKFEGLKVAIVGDVKHSRVANSSAEALRRLGAKVSFSGPEQWFDEGALINGTFQSLDQLIPEVDVLMLLRIQHERHDHRMSFTAEEYHKKFGLTLEREKKMKPGAIIMHPAPINRGVEIDSSLVEGKRSRIFTQMKNGVFARMAILKDALEERGFQFEENK